One window of the Stigmatella aurantiaca genome contains the following:
- a CDS encoding serine/threonine-protein kinase, giving the protein MHDQHDEAPRIASASGPPTLPTPGTGPESSSPPFPVPGWERYQGLRFLGQGGMGQVFLAYDPRLRRNVALKFVRGDDAGLLHRLMSEARAQARISHERVCPVYEVGEVQGRPYIAMPFIDGTPLGQLADTLTVEQKALMLRDAAEGVHAAHRVGLIHRDLKPANILVERTPDGRLKPYVMDFGLAHDWNAQATTATGSVLGTPPYMSPEQARGEVGRLDRRADVYSLGATLYHLLTGALPISGANGLELLNRIATQEPRPPRALNPDIPPDLEAIVLKCLEKDRSARYGSAHALAEELDRFLAGEPVRARPTGPWSRLRRKVRRHRLTVAGATLALLAILSALGWAAFTRQQAAQREQLARRFTERVERIEALARYAGMARLHDIRADRAALRQHMAELEAEIQRAGPGALGPGHYALGRGALALGDRPQAREHLEAAWRQGFQEPRVAWALALVIGHLYREQLQEVEALANAGRRQARRQEAERQYRDPALAYLRQSTGAEVPSTEYVTALLAFHENRWDEALAQLDALGSRLPWFHEAPLLRGGILQSRAAQRWNQGDREGALADLEAGRRVLASAVATGESLPEVHLSAAKLEYTAMVLELYGRGNVLPAYTRGLEAVARALVADADSAEARFWEARFHNRLAEEQLNKGGTAEEPLQKAIASARAALALAPGDSRARRELGQSLLRQARARQGRGEDPGALLTLALETFEALPPKDQDYEFHATRGLLFRVWADHEDQTGADPSAHQAQAIAAYRQAIQLDEHLPDAWINLGQAYLKRASSARAVDPLADLEQARLALEQSRALNPQNFVAWFLGGTLHTELASRRRSLGGDARPDLTRAAELFQRGIGINAQVAPLHNGLGIALAGQAREAWDRGEDPFSLLEQAQAAYARAIAVAPQQGWGQNNVGEIHATRATYQLALGEDPEAELRAAEAAYQQALSRLPGQAAPWANVAKGRALQAAFALERARTPEPDLAKAEEALAQSFRLNPEEPEAWRIRAEVLGLRARWMARQPDSLADEAFSQAAQAFEKTLQLLPRSPEHRAAFGHLCQEWARWRKKAGKDPLPPLTRGQALAGELLAVHPSWPEALLLQAGLRLEQEAPERLQAQKDIQAALKANPHLTHGWNRWHSRP; this is encoded by the coding sequence ATGCACGACCAGCACGACGAGGCGCCGCGCATCGCCTCCGCCTCCGGGCCTCCGACCCTGCCGACTCCAGGCACCGGCCCGGAGTCCTCCTCCCCGCCCTTCCCGGTACCCGGCTGGGAGCGCTACCAGGGCCTCCGCTTCCTGGGCCAGGGCGGCATGGGCCAGGTGTTCCTCGCCTATGATCCGCGCCTGCGCCGCAACGTGGCCCTGAAGTTCGTCCGGGGCGATGACGCCGGCCTCCTCCACCGGTTGATGTCGGAGGCCCGCGCGCAGGCCCGCATCTCCCACGAGCGCGTCTGCCCCGTGTACGAGGTCGGCGAAGTCCAGGGCCGCCCGTACATCGCCATGCCGTTCATCGACGGCACCCCGCTGGGCCAGCTCGCGGACACGCTCACCGTGGAGCAGAAGGCGCTGATGCTCCGGGACGCGGCCGAGGGCGTGCACGCCGCCCACCGCGTGGGCCTCATCCACCGGGACTTGAAGCCCGCCAACATCCTGGTGGAGCGCACCCCGGACGGCCGCCTCAAGCCCTACGTGATGGACTTCGGCCTGGCCCACGACTGGAACGCCCAGGCCACCACCGCCACGGGCTCGGTGCTCGGCACGCCTCCTTATATGTCCCCGGAGCAGGCCCGGGGCGAGGTGGGGCGGCTCGACCGCCGCGCGGACGTCTACAGCCTCGGCGCCACGCTCTACCACCTGCTCACCGGAGCGCTTCCCATCTCGGGCGCCAACGGGCTGGAGCTGCTCAACCGCATCGCCACCCAGGAGCCCCGCCCTCCGCGCGCGCTGAACCCGGACATCCCCCCGGACCTGGAGGCCATCGTCCTCAAGTGCCTGGAGAAGGACCGCTCGGCCCGCTACGGCTCGGCCCATGCCCTGGCCGAGGAGCTGGACCGGTTCCTCGCTGGCGAGCCCGTGCGGGCGCGCCCCACCGGCCCCTGGTCCCGGCTGCGCCGGAAGGTGCGCCGGCACCGGCTCACGGTGGCAGGGGCCACCCTGGCGCTCCTGGCCATCCTGAGCGCCCTGGGCTGGGCGGCCTTCACCCGCCAGCAAGCGGCGCAGCGCGAGCAGCTCGCCCGCCGCTTCACCGAGCGGGTGGAGCGCATCGAGGCCCTCGCCCGGTACGCTGGCATGGCCCGGCTGCATGACATCCGCGCCGATCGCGCGGCGCTCCGCCAGCACATGGCGGAGCTGGAGGCGGAGATTCAACGCGCGGGCCCGGGGGCGCTCGGGCCAGGGCACTATGCGCTCGGGCGGGGGGCGCTGGCGCTTGGGGACCGGCCGCAAGCCCGTGAGCACCTGGAGGCGGCCTGGCGCCAGGGCTTCCAGGAGCCCCGGGTGGCCTGGGCGCTCGCGCTGGTCATCGGCCACCTGTACCGCGAGCAGCTCCAGGAAGTGGAGGCGCTTGCGAACGCTGGACGGCGCCAGGCGCGCCGGCAAGAGGCGGAGCGGCAATACCGGGACCCAGCCCTGGCGTATCTGCGCCAGAGCACGGGGGCCGAGGTCCCCTCCACCGAGTACGTCACGGCCCTGCTGGCCTTCCATGAGAACCGGTGGGATGAGGCGCTCGCCCAGCTGGATGCGTTGGGCTCCCGGCTGCCCTGGTTCCATGAGGCCCCCCTGCTTCGGGGCGGCATCCTCCAGAGCCGGGCCGCGCAGCGCTGGAATCAGGGGGACCGCGAGGGCGCTCTCGCGGACCTGGAGGCGGGCCGCCGGGTGCTCGCGTCCGCCGTGGCGACCGGGGAGAGCCTGCCCGAGGTGCACCTCTCGGCCGCCAAGCTCGAATACACCGCGATGGTGCTGGAGCTCTATGGCCGGGGGAACGTCCTGCCCGCGTACACGCGGGGGCTGGAGGCCGTGGCACGGGCCCTCGTGGCCGACGCGGACTCCGCCGAGGCGCGCTTCTGGGAGGCCCGCTTTCACAACCGGCTGGCGGAGGAGCAGCTCAACAAGGGGGGCACCGCGGAGGAGCCCCTCCAGAAGGCGATCGCCTCCGCGCGGGCCGCGCTGGCCCTGGCGCCCGGGGACTCGCGGGCCCGCAGGGAGCTGGGCCAGAGCCTGCTGCGCCAGGCCCGCGCCCGGCAGGGCCGGGGAGAGGATCCGGGCGCGCTCCTGACGCTCGCGCTCGAGACCTTCGAGGCCCTCCCTCCGAAGGACCAGGACTACGAGTTCCACGCCACCCGGGGGCTGCTCTTCCGCGTCTGGGCGGACCATGAGGACCAGACGGGCGCGGATCCCTCCGCCCATCAGGCGCAGGCCATCGCGGCGTACCGCCAGGCCATCCAGCTCGATGAGCACCTGCCGGATGCGTGGATCAACCTCGGGCAGGCCTACCTCAAGCGGGCCTCGAGCGCCCGCGCCGTGGACCCCCTCGCCGACCTGGAGCAGGCCCGGCTCGCGCTCGAGCAGTCACGGGCCCTCAACCCACAGAACTTCGTGGCCTGGTTCCTGGGCGGAACGCTCCACACAGAGCTGGCCTCGCGGCGCCGGAGCCTCGGGGGCGATGCCCGGCCGGACCTCACCCGCGCGGCGGAACTCTTCCAGCGGGGCATCGGCATCAACGCCCAGGTGGCCCCGCTCCACAATGGCCTGGGCATCGCCCTGGCTGGGCAAGCGCGGGAGGCCTGGGACCGGGGAGAGGACCCATTCTCCCTGCTGGAGCAGGCCCAGGCCGCCTACGCGCGGGCCATCGCCGTGGCCCCCCAACAGGGATGGGGCCAGAACAACGTGGGAGAGATCCACGCCACGCGGGCCACGTACCAGCTCGCCCTGGGAGAGGACCCGGAAGCCGAGCTTCGCGCGGCCGAGGCCGCCTACCAACAGGCCCTCTCGCGGCTTCCAGGCCAGGCGGCGCCCTGGGCGAATGTGGCCAAGGGGCGAGCGCTCCAGGCGGCCTTCGCGCTGGAGCGCGCGAGGACTCCCGAGCCAGACCTGGCGAAGGCCGAGGAGGCCCTCGCCCAGTCCTTCCGGCTCAACCCCGAGGAGCCGGAGGCCTGGCGCATCCGGGCCGAGGTGCTGGGACTCCGTGCCCGGTGGATGGCCCGTCAGCCCGACTCCCTCGCGGACGAGGCCTTCTCACAAGCGGCGCAAGCCTTCGAGAAGACGCTCCAGCTCCTGCCCCGGAGCCCGGAGCACCGCGCCGCCTTCGGCCACCTGTGCCAGGAATGGGCCCGGTGGCGAAAGAAGGCCGGAAAGGATCCGCTGCCGCCCCTGACGCGGGGCCAGGCCCTGGCCGGGGAGCTGCTCGCCGTCCACCCCTCCTGGCCCGAGGCCCTGCTGCTCCAGGCGGGGCTCCGCCTGGAGCAAGAGGCCCCGGAGCGGCTGCAAGCCCAGAAGGACATCCAGGCGGCGCTGAAAGCCAACCCGCACCTCACCCACGGCTGGAACCGCTGGCACTCCCGGCCGTGA
- a CDS encoding glycosyltransferase family 2 protein has translation MSARPELSIIIPWKDRPELGIALRRNRRVFVANGYEVLVVSCGGAPKPFRELLGEHRFPGLRGVELPDTMFNKGLALNIGASLAQAERLFFLDADIVLRGDFLGESMKRLGTKYFLTVDRVFESEKPETERSSYLRELSYAMSFVDNKGRTAHVETNHLNLRDGSRSGPGMVLLRRKHFEAVNGMNSDLFGWGWEDLDLLVRLQLELGLSQRKHGNIVHLSHGDERRDLGGESRGISEHRNLARCLENYQRGHYWGTRVDDVQTWEGRAVRIEPEPRKRSGKRLTPAA, from the coding sequence GTGAGCGCCCGTCCCGAACTGTCCATCATCATCCCCTGGAAAGACCGTCCCGAGCTCGGCATCGCCCTGCGGCGCAACCGCCGCGTCTTCGTGGCGAATGGCTACGAGGTGCTGGTGGTGAGCTGCGGCGGCGCCCCGAAGCCCTTCCGGGAGCTGCTCGGCGAGCACCGCTTTCCGGGCCTGCGCGGCGTGGAGCTGCCGGACACCATGTTCAACAAGGGGCTGGCGCTCAACATCGGAGCGTCCCTGGCCCAGGCCGAGCGCCTCTTCTTCCTCGATGCCGACATCGTCCTGCGCGGCGACTTCCTGGGCGAGTCCATGAAGCGCCTGGGCACGAAGTACTTCCTCACCGTGGACCGCGTCTTCGAGTCCGAGAAGCCCGAGACCGAACGCAGCTCGTACCTGCGCGAGCTGTCCTACGCGATGAGCTTCGTGGACAACAAGGGCCGCACCGCCCACGTGGAGACCAACCACCTGAACCTGCGCGACGGCAGCCGCAGCGGCCCCGGAATGGTGCTGCTGCGCCGCAAGCACTTCGAGGCGGTGAACGGGATGAACTCGGACCTGTTCGGCTGGGGCTGGGAGGACCTGGACCTGCTCGTGCGTCTGCAACTGGAGCTGGGCCTGTCGCAGCGCAAGCACGGCAACATCGTCCACCTCTCCCACGGGGACGAGCGGAGAGACCTCGGCGGCGAGAGCCGGGGCATCAGCGAGCACCGCAACCTCGCCCGCTGCCTGGAGAACTACCAGCGGGGCCACTACTGGGGCACGCGCGTGGACGACGTGCAGACGTGGGAGGGGCGCGCCGTCCGGATTGAGCCCGAGCCCCGCAAGCGGAGCGGCAAGCGCCTCACCCCGGCCGCGTAG
- a CDS encoding sigma 54-interacting transcriptional regulator gives MREQPLVDISTVDAVERRRGPQSSSLVPALTLVSHPMADRAGERVLLSTQRGVAVSRNEPAFMRPGQGPGAHLADPFLSRKPVMFFAQPDGRVRLEPGEGSRVAVAGLVLEGPWEFSAEEVAAGVPLELAGRVVLLLHLAEPASAEAPDALDMVGSSVGLQRVRRLIEQVADLNVPVLIRGETGSGKELIAQAIHRRSPRRHKPFVSVNLGAIPKELAAVELFGARKGSFTGSVRDQEGFFQAAHGGTLFLDEVGEAPPEVQVMLLRVLGTGEIYPVGERSPVTVDVRLVAATDALLEQQIQEGRFKAPLLHRLSGFAIRVPPLRERREDVGMLFHHFAREELEPLGELKRLSPEEATAEPWLPAALAVRLVRHDWPGNIRQLRNVVRQLVIGNRGQPRLQLDAQLEAELATLNAAASGRPSERPAAPAASASPRRKPSDITPQELLAALRESGWEFQAAADRLGIFRTSIYDLIERSPGIRTAGSLSVEELKRCHRECAGDVNAMVRKLEVSKRALVRRLKELGLGAPE, from the coding sequence ATGCGAGAGCAGCCCCTGGTGGACATCTCGACGGTGGACGCGGTGGAGCGCCGACGTGGGCCGCAATCGTCTTCGCTCGTGCCCGCGCTGACCCTCGTGTCTCACCCCATGGCGGACCGCGCGGGAGAGCGGGTGCTGCTCTCCACCCAAAGGGGCGTGGCCGTCTCTCGCAATGAGCCCGCCTTCATGCGCCCAGGCCAGGGGCCCGGCGCGCACCTGGCGGATCCGTTCCTGAGCCGCAAGCCCGTGATGTTCTTCGCGCAGCCGGACGGGCGTGTCCGGCTGGAGCCGGGCGAGGGCAGCCGCGTGGCCGTGGCGGGCCTCGTGCTCGAAGGGCCCTGGGAGTTCTCCGCCGAGGAGGTCGCGGCCGGGGTGCCGCTGGAGCTGGCCGGGCGCGTGGTGCTGCTGCTGCACCTGGCGGAGCCCGCCTCGGCGGAGGCGCCGGACGCGCTGGACATGGTGGGCAGCAGCGTGGGCCTTCAGCGCGTGCGCCGGCTCATCGAGCAGGTGGCGGACCTGAACGTGCCGGTGCTCATCCGGGGCGAGACGGGCTCGGGCAAGGAGCTGATCGCCCAGGCCATCCACCGGCGCAGCCCCCGCCGCCACAAGCCCTTCGTCAGCGTGAACCTGGGCGCCATTCCCAAGGAGCTGGCGGCCGTGGAGCTGTTCGGGGCGCGCAAGGGGTCCTTCACGGGCTCGGTGCGCGACCAGGAGGGCTTCTTCCAGGCGGCCCACGGGGGCACGCTCTTCCTGGACGAAGTCGGCGAGGCCCCGCCCGAGGTGCAGGTGATGCTGCTGCGCGTGCTGGGCACCGGGGAAATCTACCCCGTGGGCGAGCGCTCCCCCGTCACCGTGGACGTGCGGCTGGTGGCCGCGACGGATGCGCTGCTGGAGCAGCAGATTCAAGAGGGCCGCTTCAAGGCGCCCCTGCTGCACCGGCTCTCGGGGTTCGCCATCCGCGTGCCGCCCCTGCGGGAGCGGCGGGAGGACGTGGGGATGCTGTTCCACCACTTCGCCCGCGAGGAGCTGGAGCCGCTCGGAGAGCTGAAGCGCCTGAGCCCGGAGGAGGCCACGGCCGAGCCCTGGCTGCCCGCGGCGCTGGCGGTGCGGCTGGTGCGCCATGACTGGCCCGGCAACATCCGGCAGCTTCGCAACGTGGTGCGGCAGCTCGTCATCGGCAACCGGGGCCAGCCCCGCCTCCAGCTCGATGCCCAGCTCGAAGCGGAGCTGGCCACGCTGAACGCCGCGGCCTCGGGCCGTCCCAGCGAGCGGCCCGCGGCTCCCGCGGCAAGTGCCTCGCCCCGCCGCAAGCCCTCGGACATCACCCCCCAGGAGCTGCTGGCCGCGCTCCGGGAGAGTGGCTGGGAGTTCCAGGCCGCCGCAGACCGGCTGGGCATCTTCCGCACGTCCATCTACGACTTGATCGAACGCAGCCCCGGCATCCGCACCGCGGGCTCGCTGAGCGTGGAGGAGCTGAAGCGCTGCCACCGGGAGTGCGCCGGGGACGTGAACGCCATGGTGCGCAAGCTCGAGGTGTCCAAGCGGGCCCTGGTCCGTAGGCTCAAGGAGCTGGGGCTGGGCGCCCCGGAATGA
- a CDS encoding Vps62-related protein, which produces MEKLHHRPTLVRASQSVQGEPSLILSTTASYTWICDDVGSGADSDVTLFRPNPDDTSYCILGDYAQGNYGGPTGNSIIVKAINDDPAAPLLKPAKSWSLVWTDKGSRGDYDWSVWAAVAPDGYVALGMVATLGYSAPDIQNYRCVRKDLAQQSSAPAQIWSDKGSGADNDVTLWGVTGMPNTFVAQANYDAYNGTAYVLKGIS; this is translated from the coding sequence ATGGAAAAGCTCCACCACCGCCCCACGCTCGTCCGCGCTTCCCAGTCCGTTCAGGGGGAGCCGTCGCTGATCCTCTCCACCACGGCCTCTTACACCTGGATCTGCGACGATGTGGGCTCCGGCGCCGACAGCGACGTCACGCTCTTCCGGCCGAACCCCGATGACACCAGCTACTGCATCCTCGGGGACTATGCCCAGGGCAACTACGGGGGGCCCACCGGTAATTCGATCATCGTGAAGGCCATCAACGATGACCCCGCCGCGCCGCTGCTCAAGCCGGCGAAGAGCTGGAGCCTCGTCTGGACGGACAAGGGCAGCAGGGGCGACTACGACTGGTCGGTCTGGGCCGCGGTGGCGCCGGATGGCTATGTGGCGCTCGGCATGGTGGCCACCCTGGGCTACAGCGCGCCCGACATCCAGAACTACCGCTGCGTGAGGAAGGACCTCGCCCAGCAGTCGTCCGCCCCGGCGCAGATCTGGAGTGACAAGGGCTCGGGCGCCGACAACGACGTCACGCTCTGGGGCGTCACCGGCATGCCGAACACGTTCGTCGCGCAGGCCAACTACGACGCGTACAACGGCACGGCCTACGTGCTCAAGGGCATCTCCTAA
- a CDS encoding glycosyltransferase family 4 protein, whose product MGVHDKHGLAHCAPMRVALLGFGPHPWPSVERTRRFYERALSARFTLEVVEEGAPVPEGVDAVLSFSGRRGWEERPRVPVPFLFAMHGGPILEQEALTSRLGTLARSDVLLVNCTSDIAIFREVFAGETPHLCHLPLPGNAALFHPREKAECRELLGIESHELVVGFVGRLVPQKNAHRFLRMLAELRRRLHPRRVAGVVIGNYWVDYPVLSYTPDYPGEIARLISGLQLTDDVFYFPANLEDEDLASAYAAMDVLIHPTHSIDENFGYVPVEAMACGVPVVGAAYGGLKDTVVPGETGDLMPTWVTRSGLRSDFLRGVDAAERLLTDVALRQRFSEAAVRRALSHYNEETCARVLCDAVEGAVKARREGPSRPLVLAPRPPMPEPSGLLPPLPTPWEFYAREVRHYASCSVPVPGPRSRLSLAAPLTEESPGLWRLEDAAWPARFRLDAAGQALAERCREPVTVAELEREGLWHRERVEDFLQQGLLLCGD is encoded by the coding sequence ATGGGGGTTCACGACAAGCACGGCTTGGCCCACTGTGCGCCCATGCGCGTTGCCCTGCTTGGATTCGGTCCCCACCCCTGGCCCAGCGTGGAGCGGACCCGCCGCTTCTACGAGCGGGCGCTCTCCGCCCGCTTCACCCTGGAGGTGGTGGAGGAGGGGGCCCCGGTGCCCGAGGGCGTGGACGCCGTGCTCTCCTTCTCTGGCCGCCGGGGTTGGGAGGAGCGGCCCCGGGTGCCGGTGCCCTTCCTCTTCGCGATGCACGGGGGGCCCATCCTGGAGCAGGAGGCCCTCACCTCGCGGCTGGGCACGCTGGCGCGCTCGGACGTGCTGCTCGTCAACTGCACCTCGGACATCGCCATCTTCCGGGAGGTGTTCGCCGGGGAGACGCCGCACCTGTGCCATCTGCCCCTGCCGGGCAACGCGGCGCTCTTCCACCCACGCGAGAAGGCGGAGTGCCGCGAGCTGCTCGGCATCGAGTCCCATGAGCTGGTGGTGGGCTTCGTCGGCCGGCTGGTGCCGCAGAAGAACGCGCACCGGTTCCTGCGCATGCTGGCGGAGCTGCGCCGGCGGCTGCACCCGCGCCGCGTGGCCGGCGTGGTGATTGGCAACTACTGGGTGGACTACCCCGTGCTGAGCTACACCCCCGACTACCCCGGGGAGATCGCCCGCCTCATCTCGGGGCTCCAGCTCACCGACGACGTGTTCTACTTCCCGGCGAACCTGGAGGATGAGGACCTGGCCTCGGCGTATGCCGCCATGGATGTCCTCATCCACCCCACGCACTCCATCGACGAGAACTTCGGCTACGTGCCGGTGGAGGCCATGGCCTGCGGGGTGCCCGTGGTGGGCGCGGCGTACGGCGGGCTGAAGGACACCGTCGTCCCGGGAGAGACGGGAGACCTCATGCCCACCTGGGTGACGCGCTCGGGCCTGCGCTCGGACTTCCTGCGCGGGGTGGACGCGGCGGAGCGGCTGCTCACGGACGTGGCGCTGCGCCAGCGCTTCTCCGAGGCGGCCGTGAGGCGGGCGCTCTCTCATTATAATGAGGAGACCTGCGCCCGCGTGCTGTGCGACGCGGTGGAGGGCGCGGTGAAGGCCCGCCGGGAAGGGCCTTCCCGGCCCCTGGTGCTGGCGCCCCGGCCTCCCATGCCGGAGCCCTCGGGCCTGTTGCCGCCCCTGCCGACGCCCTGGGAGTTCTACGCCCGCGAGGTGCGCCACTACGCGAGCTGCTCTGTGCCGGTGCCAGGGCCCCGGTCCCGCCTGTCCCTGGCGGCCCCGCTCACCGAGGAGTCTCCCGGGCTCTGGCGGCTGGAGGATGCGGCGTGGCCCGCGCGCTTCCGGCTGGATGCGGCCGGTCAGGCTCTGGCCGAGCGCTGCCGCGAGCCCGTCACCGTGGCGGAGCTGGAGCGCGAGGGGCTGTGGCACCGCGAGCGGGTGGAGGACTTCCTCCAGCAGGGGCTGCTCCTGTGCGGAGATTGA